Proteins encoded within one genomic window of Raineyella fluvialis:
- a CDS encoding N,N-dimethylformamidase beta subunit family domain-containing protein, which translates to MGSRSRRRRPLAAAAALIACLLVASACAGPARGPKESPSTASRTATPTQPWTVTENAKPGTGDWEIDSSAVAGDAQLAGYADHTSVLPGESFGLFVTSTLGDVAVAAYRVGAYGGAGARLVWQAPQPIKAVKQPDPVIEADHMVVAKWAKTTDVATTDWPEGSYLLKLTAGGKSRYVPVTVRSRSTAGRLVIVNAVITDQAYNDWGGYSLYDGPGDSRSTRVSFDRPQKGNGAQQFFGDELAPIQLAEGLGVDLAYVTSVDLDREPDLLNGASGMVSMGHDEYWTVPERTAVEKARDSGTSLAFLGANAVYWRVRLEDGQTGDRRVVVGYKNTSDPKKNAVNTTVMWRSQPYPHPENSLTGMLYECFPAYGDMVIQDPTFPLFDGTGVKKGDKIPGVVGIEIDRAYPIPGTPDALTVAAHSPVTCGSNKHTYSDMTYYSTGKAGVWATGSMMWVKVLNGPNGKYNITDASVTFVRRVMENAFRQMAKGNGKGALQTTPNLSGLNASASTSTGTGGPVDK; encoded by the coding sequence ATGGGATCCCGATCGCGCCGGCGGCGCCCACTCGCAGCGGCCGCTGCCCTGATCGCCTGTCTCCTGGTGGCATCGGCCTGTGCCGGCCCGGCCCGCGGTCCCAAGGAGTCGCCGTCGACAGCATCGCGCACGGCCACCCCCACTCAGCCCTGGACCGTCACCGAGAACGCGAAACCGGGAACCGGTGACTGGGAGATCGACAGCTCCGCCGTCGCCGGCGACGCCCAACTCGCCGGCTACGCGGACCACACCTCGGTGCTCCCGGGGGAGAGCTTCGGCCTGTTCGTCACTTCCACCCTGGGCGACGTCGCCGTTGCCGCCTACCGCGTCGGAGCGTACGGCGGGGCGGGCGCCCGGCTGGTCTGGCAGGCGCCTCAGCCAATCAAGGCCGTGAAGCAGCCCGACCCGGTGATCGAGGCCGACCACATGGTCGTCGCCAAGTGGGCGAAGACCACCGACGTCGCCACCACCGACTGGCCGGAGGGCTCTTACCTGCTCAAGCTCACCGCCGGAGGCAAGTCGCGTTACGTCCCGGTGACGGTCCGCAGCAGGTCCACCGCCGGACGGCTGGTGATCGTCAACGCGGTCATCACCGACCAGGCGTACAACGACTGGGGCGGTTACTCCCTCTACGACGGCCCCGGCGATTCGCGCTCGACCCGGGTCAGCTTCGACCGGCCGCAGAAGGGCAACGGCGCCCAGCAGTTCTTCGGCGACGAACTCGCGCCCATCCAGCTCGCCGAGGGGCTCGGCGTCGACCTGGCGTACGTCACGTCGGTGGACCTGGATCGCGAGCCGGATCTGCTTAATGGCGCGTCCGGCATGGTCAGCATGGGCCACGACGAGTACTGGACGGTGCCGGAGCGCACCGCCGTCGAGAAGGCCCGCGACAGCGGCACCTCGCTCGCCTTCCTGGGGGCGAACGCCGTCTACTGGCGGGTCCGCCTCGAGGACGGCCAGACGGGGGACCGGCGGGTCGTCGTCGGCTACAAGAACACCTCCGACCCGAAGAAGAACGCGGTCAACACCACGGTGATGTGGAGGTCCCAGCCCTATCCCCATCCCGAGAACTCCCTCACCGGGATGCTCTACGAGTGCTTCCCCGCGTACGGGGACATGGTCATCCAGGACCCGACGTTCCCCCTCTTCGACGGGACGGGCGTGAAGAAGGGGGACAAGATCCCCGGTGTCGTGGGTATCGAGATCGACCGCGCCTACCCGATCCCGGGGACGCCTGATGCGCTGACCGTGGCCGCCCATTCGCCGGTGACCTGCGGCAGCAACAAGCACACGTACTCCGACATGACGTACTACTCCACCGGCAAGGCCGGGGTCTGGGCCACCGGCTCGATGATGTGGGTGAAGGTGCTCAACGGCCCGAACGGCAAGTACAACATCACCGATGCCTCCGTCACCTTCGTCCGGAGGGTGATGGAGAACGCGTTCCGCCAGATGGCGAAGGGTAACGGCAAGGGTGCGCTGCAGACGACCCCCAACCTCTCCGGGCTGAATGCGTCGGCCTCCACGTCGACCGGCACAGGCGGGCCCGTCGACAAATAG
- a CDS encoding 50S ribosomal protein L25/general stress protein Ctc: MADATLSAQVRNEFGKGASRRTRRENLVPAVLYGHGMDPIHLTLPGHETMLALRTDNALLEVNIEGESKPRLALAKQVQRDAVKGFLIHVDLLAVRADEKVVVEVALLVTGEAATGTTVVVDKNTLSLEAPVTHIPEDVELSVEGLEAGAQLLASDLKLPSGVTYLGDAEDVLVSVAHAEIQAEEPAEGAAEAEAPAAE; this comes from the coding sequence ATGGCTGACGCCACCCTCTCCGCCCAGGTCCGCAACGAGTTCGGCAAGGGCGCCTCGCGCCGCACCCGCCGCGAGAACCTCGTGCCCGCCGTCCTCTACGGCCACGGCATGGACCCCATCCACCTGACCCTCCCGGGCCACGAGACGATGCTGGCGCTGCGCACCGACAACGCCCTCCTCGAGGTCAACATCGAGGGCGAGTCCAAGCCCCGCCTGGCGCTCGCCAAGCAGGTCCAGCGTGACGCCGTCAAGGGCTTCCTGATCCACGTCGACCTGCTGGCCGTGCGTGCCGACGAGAAGGTCGTCGTCGAGGTCGCTCTCCTCGTCACCGGTGAGGCCGCCACCGGCACCACCGTGGTCGTCGACAAGAACACCCTCAGCCTCGAGGCCCCGGTCACCCACATCCCCGAGGACGTCGAGCTCTCCGTCGAGGGCCTGGAGGCTGGCGCGCAGCTGCTCGCCTCGGACCTCAAGCTCCCGTCGGGCGTGACCTACCTCGGCGACGCCGAGGACGTGCTCGTCTCGGTCGCCCACGCCGAGATCCAGGCCGAGGAGCCCGCTGAGGGCGCCGCCGAGGCCGAGGCTCCCGCCGCCGAGTGA
- a CDS encoding caspase family protein: MTAARVTIPSPALPAGARSALVVATTTYQDPQLGRLRAPATDAADLAAVLADPTIGGFQVTTVMDRPAQDVRVAVEDFLANRGPDELVVVYLSCHGVIDAHRRLYFAATDTVRTRLASTGVDSQWVNERMDDCRARRQVLVLDCCFSGAFARAAKGEEALGLDQLAQSGRGRAVLTASNDREYSFESTADARAASAEPSPGSVFTAALVAGLRDGGADADGDGFISVDEAYGYAYGRVRASGAAQTPQRWLSGGEGEILLARNPAGRTISPAPVPDALRTALDSPLPDVREAAVHTLGRWLTSGEPAQTLAATRELAAVADNDIPRIAAVARAALGAEAGAERTGTSPPATTSVRKHPHLAIPAGRRKRIIGAVAIVLVVGVVLATVLLRGGFLGTGSKHSSVGAAQILVPSMLTVDDVRQLDTRTVWTSTLSQDWIGSDTPAPVCLAFSDPSLPTPQAAAVRRFQGGPDQDSYVLDVAMQFASDTEAASTADVLLRHMGACDQPGALLERGWNVTGAGDAAAGVSAIIQDKSPVHHTVQVGRTGKVLHILDASQPSVSPDGGRIVGLLAAVIGRACAPAAGTCPDNPSASPGVPPRTALDPQFLAPGDLPRITATTGRWAGTDVSTSFPFFGSQCEGKNLATVPGPQDRRHRSYLLKDDAAAPQGGFGVDEYILAFPDSKGADALAKDVGASIDGCATSIPTAKVEKGDTIDLKAGNATLSGRTWTVTQQVDPNARQKYRLALVQLDRNVVYLLAPTGSSFDFSDAQWKAVAVRAGERVTNEG; encoded by the coding sequence ATGACTGCGGCCAGGGTCACGATCCCCTCACCTGCCTTGCCGGCGGGAGCGCGTTCGGCGCTGGTCGTCGCGACGACGACGTACCAGGATCCGCAATTGGGTCGGCTGCGTGCCCCGGCCACTGACGCAGCCGACCTGGCCGCGGTCCTGGCCGACCCGACCATCGGAGGCTTCCAGGTCACCACAGTGATGGACCGTCCGGCCCAGGACGTACGCGTCGCGGTGGAGGACTTCCTCGCCAATCGCGGACCCGACGAGCTGGTCGTCGTCTACCTCTCCTGCCATGGAGTCATCGATGCGCATCGTCGTCTCTACTTCGCGGCCACGGACACGGTGCGCACCAGGCTGGCCTCGACGGGTGTGGACTCGCAGTGGGTCAACGAACGGATGGACGACTGCCGGGCCCGGCGCCAGGTGCTCGTCCTGGACTGCTGCTTCAGCGGTGCGTTCGCCCGCGCCGCCAAGGGCGAAGAGGCCCTCGGCCTGGACCAGCTCGCCCAGTCCGGCCGCGGCAGGGCGGTGCTCACGGCCTCGAACGACCGGGAGTACTCCTTTGAGTCGACGGCCGATGCCCGCGCCGCGTCGGCGGAGCCCTCGCCGGGATCGGTCTTCACCGCCGCCCTGGTCGCGGGCCTGCGCGACGGTGGAGCGGACGCGGACGGCGACGGGTTCATCAGTGTCGACGAGGCGTACGGCTATGCCTACGGCCGGGTCCGCGCCTCGGGGGCTGCCCAGACACCCCAGCGCTGGCTCTCCGGCGGCGAGGGGGAGATCCTGCTGGCCCGCAATCCTGCGGGACGAACGATCAGCCCCGCGCCCGTTCCCGACGCCCTGCGCACCGCCCTGGACAGCCCGCTTCCCGATGTCCGCGAAGCGGCGGTGCACACCCTCGGGCGCTGGCTCACCTCAGGAGAGCCCGCCCAGACCCTGGCCGCCACCAGGGAACTGGCGGCCGTCGCCGACAACGACATCCCCCGGATCGCTGCCGTCGCCCGCGCGGCGCTCGGCGCGGAGGCGGGAGCCGAGCGGACGGGCACCAGCCCTCCTGCCACGACCTCGGTACGCAAACACCCCCACCTGGCGATTCCTGCGGGCCGACGCAAAAGGATCATCGGCGCCGTGGCGATCGTGCTCGTGGTGGGTGTCGTCCTCGCCACGGTGCTCCTGCGCGGCGGGTTTCTCGGCACGGGATCGAAGCATTCCTCCGTGGGGGCGGCCCAGATCCTGGTGCCCTCGATGCTGACCGTCGATGATGTCCGCCAGCTCGACACCCGAACGGTCTGGACATCCACGCTCAGCCAGGACTGGATAGGGTCCGACACTCCCGCCCCGGTGTGCCTGGCCTTCAGCGACCCGAGCCTGCCGACGCCGCAGGCGGCAGCCGTGCGCAGGTTCCAGGGCGGCCCGGATCAGGACAGCTATGTCCTGGACGTGGCGATGCAGTTCGCCTCGGACACCGAGGCCGCGTCGACGGCCGACGTCCTGCTCCGCCACATGGGCGCTTGCGACCAGCCCGGCGCCCTGCTGGAGCGTGGCTGGAACGTCACCGGAGCCGGTGATGCCGCAGCCGGTGTGTCCGCGATCATCCAGGACAAGTCCCCGGTCCACCACACGGTGCAGGTCGGCCGAACCGGCAAGGTCCTGCACATCCTCGACGCCTCCCAGCCGAGCGTCTCCCCGGACGGTGGCAGGATCGTGGGCCTGCTCGCCGCCGTGATCGGCCGCGCCTGCGCACCCGCGGCCGGCACCTGCCCGGACAACCCCTCCGCCAGCCCCGGGGTTCCCCCCAGGACGGCTCTGGACCCGCAGTTCCTCGCCCCGGGCGACCTCCCGCGGATCACGGCGACGACGGGCCGGTGGGCCGGCACCGACGTCTCCACCTCGTTCCCTTTCTTCGGCAGCCAGTGCGAGGGCAAGAACCTGGCCACAGTCCCCGGACCACAGGACCGCAGGCATCGCAGCTACCTGCTCAAGGACGATGCCGCCGCACCCCAGGGCGGCTTCGGCGTCGACGAGTACATTCTGGCCTTCCCGGACAGCAAGGGGGCGGACGCCCTCGCCAAGGACGTCGGCGCCTCCATCGACGGCTGTGCCACGAGCATCCCGACGGCGAAGGTGGAGAAGGGGGACACCATCGACCTGAAGGCCGGCAACGCGACGCTCTCCGGCCGGACCTGGACCGTGACCCAGCAGGTCGACCCGAACGCCAGGCAGAAGTACCGCCTCGCCCTGGTCCAGCTCGACCGGAACGTGGTCTACCTGCTGGCGCCCACCGGAAGCTCCTTCGACTTCAGCGATGCCCAGTGGAAGGCGGTCGCGGTACGCGCCGGTGAGCGGGTCACCAACGAGGGGTGA
- the pth gene encoding aminoacyl-tRNA hydrolase yields the protein MWLVVGLGNPGPTYAHTRHNVGYMVVEELARRAHVALKSVPKMRADVAETRISAVGLGIPGPGAVRVALVRSHTYMNESGIAVGRLAAFYGVAPAEIVAVHDELDLDVGQLRLKKGGGDNGHNGLKSMRAHLHSGDFLRVRFGIGRPPGRQAPADFVLSSFPASQRDVVAVEVARAADAVETLLTDGLPAAQNRYNS from the coding sequence ATGTGGCTGGTGGTGGGGCTCGGCAATCCCGGCCCCACCTATGCCCACACCCGGCACAACGTCGGCTACATGGTCGTCGAGGAACTCGCCCGCCGTGCGCACGTCGCGCTCAAGTCGGTCCCCAAGATGCGGGCCGACGTCGCCGAGACCCGGATCAGTGCCGTCGGACTGGGGATCCCCGGCCCCGGCGCCGTCCGGGTCGCCCTGGTACGTTCCCACACGTACATGAACGAGTCCGGCATCGCCGTGGGCCGGCTCGCCGCGTTCTACGGTGTCGCGCCGGCCGAGATCGTCGCCGTGCACGACGAGCTGGATCTCGACGTCGGACAGCTGCGGCTCAAGAAGGGTGGCGGCGACAACGGTCACAACGGCCTGAAGTCGATGCGCGCCCACCTGCACTCCGGGGACTTCCTCAGGGTCCGCTTCGGGATCGGGCGGCCACCCGGGCGGCAGGCGCCGGCCGACTTCGTGCTGTCGTCCTTCCCCGCCTCCCAGCGGGACGTGGTCGCCGTCGAGGTGGCCCGTGCCGCCGATGCCGTGGAGACGCTGCTCACCGACGGTCTCCCCGCGGCGCAGAACCGCTACAACTCCTGA
- a CDS encoding PrsW family intramembrane metalloprotease gives MPPPRWEFGESPWPYRPAQVRMVRRAGAPLAGIILAAIGAALVVFLALSGATSLGTFLGGAVLATVGAVVVIACYLWLDRWEPEPAGYLVWAFLWGGGVATVGAMLIEHGLSTFVFGQVDVLSAAVGAPLAEEGLKGAFLLVMLSGLRRREMTSLTDTLVYAGMSGIGFAFVENLLYFSTSESLGQTTFMFFARILMGAFAHPLFTTLTALGVHASMRQRYGGAKVTLVLLGYAGAVLLHALWNFSSSISIIAYVATYLVVMVPAFVVLSRQAIRSRRLEGMVVRRELPEMVWTGLISPEEAGWLGSLRTRAARTRGLPREEARAVAQFADAVTELAFVRDRIKRGWSTPELQAHQAELAVFVADLHAAAAPVIAPLTGGMPVVRPQAPPPDAPLPFGAGPGRPY, from the coding sequence GTGCCGCCTCCTCGCTGGGAGTTCGGCGAGTCCCCGTGGCCCTATCGGCCGGCTCAGGTGCGGATGGTCCGCCGGGCGGGGGCCCCGCTGGCCGGCATCATCCTCGCGGCGATCGGTGCCGCCTTGGTCGTCTTCCTGGCCCTGTCGGGTGCGACGTCGCTGGGCACGTTCCTCGGCGGCGCCGTGCTGGCGACCGTCGGTGCGGTAGTGGTCATCGCCTGCTACCTCTGGCTCGACCGCTGGGAGCCCGAGCCCGCGGGATACCTGGTCTGGGCGTTCCTCTGGGGCGGTGGCGTGGCCACAGTCGGGGCGATGCTGATCGAGCACGGCCTGTCCACCTTCGTCTTCGGTCAGGTCGACGTCCTCTCGGCGGCCGTGGGGGCCCCACTGGCCGAGGAGGGGCTCAAGGGCGCGTTCCTGCTGGTCATGCTCAGCGGGCTGCGCCGACGCGAGATGACCTCGCTGACCGACACCTTGGTCTACGCGGGGATGTCGGGCATCGGCTTCGCCTTCGTGGAGAACCTGCTCTACTTCTCCACCTCCGAGTCCCTCGGGCAGACGACGTTCATGTTCTTCGCCCGGATCCTGATGGGTGCCTTCGCCCATCCGCTGTTCACCACCCTGACGGCACTCGGCGTCCATGCCTCCATGCGCCAGCGCTACGGCGGGGCGAAGGTGACGCTGGTCCTGCTCGGGTACGCGGGAGCCGTCCTACTGCACGCCCTGTGGAACTTCTCGTCCTCGATCAGCATCATCGCGTACGTCGCCACCTATCTGGTGGTGATGGTGCCCGCCTTCGTCGTCCTGTCCCGCCAGGCGATCCGCTCACGGCGCCTGGAGGGCATGGTGGTCCGCCGGGAGCTGCCCGAGATGGTCTGGACCGGACTGATCAGCCCGGAGGAGGCGGGTTGGCTGGGCTCACTCCGTACGCGGGCCGCCCGCACCCGGGGTCTCCCCCGCGAGGAGGCCAGGGCGGTCGCACAATTCGCTGATGCGGTGACCGAGTTGGCGTTCGTCCGCGACCGGATCAAACGGGGGTGGTCGACGCCGGAGTTGCAGGCCCATCAGGCGGAGCTGGCGGTGTTCGTCGCCGACCTGCATGCCGCGGCGGCGCCGGTGATCGCTCCGTTGACCGGAGGGATGCCCGTGGTCCGGCCGCAGGCGCCGCCCCCGGACGCGCCGCTGCCGTTCGGGGCCGGGCCGGGCCGCCCGTACTAG
- a CDS encoding TetR/AcrR family transcriptional regulator → MTAAQRREQLIAVTRVLFAEKGVEGTTVEEIAANAHVSKPVVYEHFGGKEGLYAVIVDREQRTLQESIRAAIDQAKGARRKVEAGTLALLDYIESNPDGFRIISRDAPAGSTGTSFATILSDVASQVEDILADEFRRRGLRAEMAPMYAQMLVGMIAYTGQWWLDERDPDKATVAANILNLAWNGLARMVPVPGLYTPVD, encoded by the coding sequence ATGACCGCCGCGCAACGGCGCGAGCAGCTCATCGCCGTGACCAGGGTGCTGTTCGCCGAGAAGGGGGTCGAGGGCACCACTGTCGAGGAGATCGCCGCCAACGCCCACGTCTCCAAGCCTGTCGTGTACGAGCATTTCGGCGGCAAGGAGGGGCTCTACGCGGTGATCGTCGACCGCGAGCAGCGCACCCTGCAGGAGAGCATCCGCGCCGCGATCGACCAGGCCAAGGGCGCTCGCCGCAAGGTGGAGGCCGGCACGCTGGCCCTGCTCGACTACATCGAGTCCAACCCGGACGGCTTCCGCATCATCTCCCGCGACGCCCCGGCCGGCTCGACCGGCACCTCGTTCGCCACGATCCTCTCCGACGTCGCCTCCCAGGTGGAGGACATCCTCGCGGACGAGTTCCGCCGCCGAGGCCTGAGGGCGGAGATGGCCCCGATGTACGCGCAGATGCTGGTGGGGATGATCGCCTACACCGGGCAGTGGTGGCTGGACGAACGCGACCCGGACAAGGCCACCGTCGCGGCCAACATCCTCAACCTGGCCTGGAACGGCCTGGCCCGGATGGTCCCGGTCCCCGGCCTCTACACTCCGGTCGACTGA
- the glmU gene encoding bifunctional UDP-N-acetylglucosamine diphosphorylase/glucosamine-1-phosphate N-acetyltransferase GlmU encodes MTVTASDDVTTNGTVGGEVAAVVVLAAGAGTRMKSSRSKVLHEVAGRSMLSWAIDAAEQVSPEHLVVVVGHQRDQVEAHLREVAPAVVTAVQEEQKGTGHAVMCGLAPLGEISGIVVVTYGDVPLLSGETLVAMVENHRRSGDAITVLTAHVPDPTGYGRIVRGDDAGIARIVEHKDASEDERALDEINSGIYVFDADILHDGLASLRTDNVQGELYLTDVIAHANAVGRRVGAYVTEDLWQTEGVNNRLQLARMGAEMNRRIGERWMLAGVTIIDPATTWIEDSVDIAPDVTLLPGTQLLGATSVATGAVIGPDTTLKDVEVGEGATILRSQGLLATVGAGCQVGPFAYLRPGTELGVDVRLGAFVETKRAVIGAGSTIAHQAYAADVEIGAGATLCAGSIVANDDGESKHTTRVGAGAFIGAHSVLVAPVTVSDGAYVAAGSTVTKDVATSGDASGARGSGLD; translated from the coding sequence ATGACGGTGACCGCGAGTGACGACGTGACGACCAACGGAACGGTGGGCGGTGAGGTTGCCGCCGTCGTGGTGCTCGCCGCCGGGGCCGGCACGCGGATGAAGTCCTCCCGCTCGAAGGTCCTGCACGAAGTGGCGGGTCGCTCCATGCTGTCCTGGGCGATCGACGCCGCCGAGCAGGTCTCGCCGGAGCACCTCGTCGTCGTCGTGGGCCACCAGCGCGACCAGGTCGAGGCGCATCTGCGCGAGGTCGCTCCCGCCGTGGTGACCGCGGTCCAGGAGGAGCAGAAGGGCACCGGCCATGCGGTGATGTGCGGCCTGGCGCCGCTCGGCGAGATCAGCGGCATCGTCGTCGTGACGTACGGTGACGTCCCCCTGCTCAGCGGGGAGACGCTCGTCGCGATGGTCGAGAATCACCGCCGCTCCGGGGACGCGATCACCGTGCTCACCGCCCACGTGCCGGATCCGACCGGCTACGGCCGGATCGTGCGGGGCGACGACGCGGGCATCGCGCGGATCGTGGAGCACAAGGACGCCTCCGAGGACGAGCGGGCGCTGGACGAGATCAACTCCGGCATCTACGTCTTCGACGCCGACATCCTGCATGACGGCCTGGCGAGCCTGCGCACCGACAACGTCCAGGGCGAGCTGTACCTCACCGACGTCATCGCGCACGCCAACGCCGTCGGCCGCCGTGTCGGGGCGTACGTCACCGAGGACCTGTGGCAGACCGAGGGCGTCAACAACCGGCTCCAGCTGGCCCGGATGGGTGCGGAGATGAACCGGCGGATCGGTGAGCGGTGGATGCTCGCCGGCGTCACGATCATCGACCCGGCCACGACCTGGATCGAGGACTCCGTCGACATCGCCCCCGATGTCACCCTGCTGCCCGGCACTCAGTTGCTCGGCGCGACCTCCGTCGCGACCGGCGCCGTGATCGGGCCGGACACCACGCTGAAGGACGTCGAGGTCGGCGAGGGGGCGACGATCCTCCGCTCCCAGGGCCTCCTCGCCACCGTCGGCGCGGGCTGCCAGGTCGGACCGTTCGCCTACCTGCGCCCCGGTACCGAGCTCGGCGTCGATGTGCGACTCGGCGCGTTCGTCGAGACGAAGCGGGCGGTGATCGGGGCAGGCAGCACGATCGCGCACCAGGCGTACGCGGCAGATGTCGAGATCGGTGCCGGCGCCACGCTCTGTGCCGGTAGCATCGTCGCGAACGATGACGGGGAGTCCAAGCACACGACGCGGGTCGGCGCGGGTGCCTTCATCGGCGCTCACAGTGTGCTGGTGGCCCCTGTCACGGTCTCCGACGGGGCGTACGTCGCCGCCGGATCGACCGTCACCAAGGACGTGGCCACGTCGGGGGATGCCTCCGGCGCGCGTGGCTCCGGCCTTGACTGA
- a CDS encoding ribose-phosphate diphosphokinase, with the protein MSGFKLPSEKNMMLFSGRAYPELAQEIARLMDTELVPTRQVTYANSEIYVQYEESVRGSDAFVIQSHAAPVNESLMEQLIMVDALKRASAKRITVIAPFYPYARQDKKHLGREPISARLVADLFTAAGADRIMSIDLHAAQIQGFFDGPVDHLWGLPVLAEYVAQKYDTDEMTVVSPDAGRVRLADMWTDRLGSRLAIIHKRRDPNVANTVAVHEVVGDVEGRVCLLVDDMIDTAGTICQAADALKQRGAKKVIAAATHPVLSGPAAQRLNDSAFEEVIVCNTLPICTEVPVDKLTVLSIAPMLAQAIHEVFEDGSVTKLFR; encoded by the coding sequence GTGAGCGGTTTCAAGCTGCCGTCCGAGAAGAACATGATGCTCTTCTCCGGTCGGGCCTACCCCGAGCTCGCCCAGGAGATCGCCCGGCTGATGGACACCGAACTGGTGCCCACCCGCCAGGTGACGTACGCGAATTCCGAGATCTATGTCCAGTACGAGGAGTCGGTCCGCGGCTCGGACGCCTTCGTGATCCAGTCGCACGCGGCCCCGGTCAACGAATCGCTGATGGAGCAGCTGATCATGGTCGATGCGCTCAAGCGCGCCTCGGCCAAGCGGATCACTGTGATCGCGCCGTTCTACCCGTACGCCCGCCAGGACAAGAAGCACCTCGGCCGGGAGCCCATCTCGGCGCGACTGGTCGCCGACCTGTTCACCGCCGCCGGTGCCGACCGCATCATGTCGATCGACCTGCACGCCGCACAGATCCAGGGCTTCTTCGACGGCCCCGTGGACCACCTGTGGGGCCTGCCCGTGCTCGCCGAGTACGTTGCACAGAAGTACGACACCGACGAGATGACCGTGGTGTCACCCGATGCCGGTCGGGTGCGCCTCGCCGACATGTGGACCGACCGTCTCGGCAGCCGGCTGGCCATCATCCACAAGCGCCGCGATCCCAACGTCGCCAACACGGTGGCGGTGCACGAGGTGGTCGGCGACGTCGAGGGGCGGGTGTGCCTGCTGGTCGACGACATGATCGACACCGCGGGGACGATCTGCCAGGCCGCCGATGCGCTCAAGCAGCGCGGCGCCAAGAAGGTCATCGCCGCCGCCACGCACCCGGTGCTGTCCGGCCCGGCCGCCCAGCGCCTCAACGACTCCGCCTTCGAAGAGGTGATCGTCTGCAACACGCTGCCGATCTGCACGGAGGTGCCGGTGGACAAGCTCACCGTCCTGTCCATCGCGCCGATGCTGGCCCAGGCGATCCACGAGGTGTTCGAGGACGGCTCGGTCACCAAGCTGTTCCGCTAG